The following proteins come from a genomic window of Crassostrea angulata isolate pt1a10 chromosome 1, ASM2561291v2, whole genome shotgun sequence:
- the LOC128170398 gene encoding uncharacterized protein LOC128170398 isoform X7 → MADQGIQSKGISKSEETKSSATGGETVDNIDVVVSAEGGSLDANEEHTLSVSAGERKGGESGSQNTNEEHTGPVVEQKSDQRKHWFKRGQTSLLLAILLTAIGISASLCVLIVSKTVMHVIRISFHVLGSIFVLILGVYRCIKNSKQDYIDFQKITFSKIKIFVMYILGLWHFLYCGFYGWKYGNLGNILGVFSYISSIFYTFSLFITLTMFHERKDDNTWPEAFCTFCIVLVNIFTSIDVLSSDFMFKTMRKLVIFLRRTHHLLAALLKLLRTQTSFFHLL, encoded by the exons ATGGCAGACCAAGGCATCCAAAGCAAAG GAATCAGTAAGTCAGAAGAAACAAAATCATCTGCCACAGGAGGTGAAACTGTAGACAATATCGATGTTGTTGTCTCAG CAGAAGGCGGGAGTCTAGATGCAAATGAAGAACATACACTGTCAGTCTCAGCTGGTGAACGAAAAGGCG GAGAGAGCGGGAGTCAAAATACAAATGAAGAACATACAGGCCCAGTGGTTGAGCAAAAAAGCG ATCAAAGGAAACATTGGTTCAAGAGGGGACAAACGAGTCTATTATTAG CAATTCTTCTGACTGCCATTGGAATATCAGCATCTCTGTGTGTTTTGATTGTTTCCAAGACTGTGATGCACGTAATTCGGATATCTTTCCATGTACTTGGTTCGATATTTGTTCTAATCCTTGGAGTTTACCGCTGCATTAAGAATTCCAAGCAAGATTATatagattttcaaaaaattaccttttcaaaaatcaaaatttttgtaaTGTATATTTTAGGACTATGGCACTTTTTATACTGTGGATTTTATGGATGGAAATACGGGAATTTGGGTAATATTTTGGGTGTGTTTAGTTATATATCTAgtattttttacacattttctctttttatcaCACTGACGATGTTCCATGAAAGGAAAGACGACAATACATGGCCAGAGGCATTTTGCACATTCTGTATTGTTTTGGTCAACATTTTTACTTCCATCGATGTTCTTTCGTCAGATTTTATGTTTAAGACAATGAGAAAACTAGTAATTTTTCTACGACGAACACATCATCTCCTGGCCGCGCTATTGAAGCTATTGCGAACGCAGACCAGTTTCTTTCACCTCCTGTGA
- the LOC128170398 gene encoding uncharacterized protein LOC128170398 isoform X8: MADQGIQSKGISKSEETKSSATGGETVDNIDVVVSAEGGSLDANEEHTLSVSAGERKGGISSSETKTPATGGETVDNIDVVVSGESGSQNTNEEHTGPVVEQKSDQRKHWFKRGQTSLLLAILLTAIGISASLCVLIVSKTVMHVIRISFHVLGLWHFLYCGFYGWKYGNLGNILGVFSYISSIFYTFSLFITLTMFHERKDDNTWPEAFCTFCIVLVNIFTSIDVLSSDFMFKTMRKLVIFLRRTHHLLAALLKLLRTQTSFFHLL; the protein is encoded by the exons ATGGCAGACCAAGGCATCCAAAGCAAAG GAATCAGTAAGTCAGAAGAAACAAAATCATCTGCCACAGGAGGTGAAACTGTAGACAATATCGATGTTGTTGTCTCAG CAGAAGGCGGGAGTCTAGATGCAAATGAAGAACATACACTGTCAGTCTCAGCTGGTGAACGAAAAGGCG GAATCAGTTCGTCAGAAACAAAAACACCTGCCACAGGAGGTGAAACTGTAGACAATATTGATGTCGTTGTCTCAG GAGAGAGCGGGAGTCAAAATACAAATGAAGAACATACAGGCCCAGTGGTTGAGCAAAAAAGCG ATCAAAGGAAACATTGGTTCAAGAGGGGACAAACGAGTCTATTATTAG CAATTCTTCTGACTGCCATTGGAATATCAGCATCTCTGTGTGTTTTGATTGTTTCCAAGACTGTGATGCACGTAATTCGGATATCTTTCCATGTACTTG GACTATGGCACTTTTTATACTGTGGATTTTATGGATGGAAATACGGGAATTTGGGTAATATTTTGGGTGTGTTTAGTTATATATCTAgtattttttacacattttctctttttatcaCACTGACGATGTTCCATGAAAGGAAAGACGACAATACATGGCCAGAGGCATTTTGCACATTCTGTATTGTTTTGGTCAACATTTTTACTTCCATCGATGTTCTTTCGTCAGATTTTATGTTTAAGACAATGAGAAAACTAGTAATTTTTCTACGACGAACACATCATCTCCTGGCCGCGCTATTGAAGCTATTGCGAACGCAGACCAGTTTCTTTCACCTCCTGTGA
- the LOC128170398 gene encoding uncharacterized protein LOC128170398 isoform X6, producing the protein MADQGIQSKGISKSEETKSSATGGETVDNIDVVVSAEGGSLDANEEHTLSVSAGERKGGISSSETKTPATGGETVDNIDVVVSGESGSQNTNEEHTGPVVEQKSDQRKHWFKRGQTSLLLAILLTAIGISASLCVLIVSKTVMHVIRISFHVLGSIFVLILGVYRCIKNSKQDYIDFQKITFSKIKIFVMYILGLWHFLYCGFYGWKYGNLGNILGVFSYISSIFYTFSLFITLTMFHERKDDNTWPEAFCTFCIVLVNIFTSIDVLSSDFMFKTMRKLVIFLRRTHHLLAALLKLLRTQTSFFHLL; encoded by the exons ATGGCAGACCAAGGCATCCAAAGCAAAG GAATCAGTAAGTCAGAAGAAACAAAATCATCTGCCACAGGAGGTGAAACTGTAGACAATATCGATGTTGTTGTCTCAG CAGAAGGCGGGAGTCTAGATGCAAATGAAGAACATACACTGTCAGTCTCAGCTGGTGAACGAAAAGGCG GAATCAGTTCGTCAGAAACAAAAACACCTGCCACAGGAGGTGAAACTGTAGACAATATTGATGTCGTTGTCTCAG GAGAGAGCGGGAGTCAAAATACAAATGAAGAACATACAGGCCCAGTGGTTGAGCAAAAAAGCG ATCAAAGGAAACATTGGTTCAAGAGGGGACAAACGAGTCTATTATTAG CAATTCTTCTGACTGCCATTGGAATATCAGCATCTCTGTGTGTTTTGATTGTTTCCAAGACTGTGATGCACGTAATTCGGATATCTTTCCATGTACTTGGTTCGATATTTGTTCTAATCCTTGGAGTTTACCGCTGCATTAAGAATTCCAAGCAAGATTATatagattttcaaaaaattaccttttcaaaaatcaaaatttttgtaaTGTATATTTTAGGACTATGGCACTTTTTATACTGTGGATTTTATGGATGGAAATACGGGAATTTGGGTAATATTTTGGGTGTGTTTAGTTATATATCTAgtattttttacacattttctctttttatcaCACTGACGATGTTCCATGAAAGGAAAGACGACAATACATGGCCAGAGGCATTTTGCACATTCTGTATTGTTTTGGTCAACATTTTTACTTCCATCGATGTTCTTTCGTCAGATTTTATGTTTAAGACAATGAGAAAACTAGTAATTTTTCTACGACGAACACATCATCTCCTGGCCGCGCTATTGAAGCTATTGCGAACGCAGACCAGTTTCTTTCACCTCCTGTGA
- the LOC128170398 gene encoding proton channel OtopLc-like isoform X1 has translation MADQGIQSKGISKSEETKSSATGGETVDNIDVVVSAEGGSLDANEEHTLSVSAGERKGGISSSETKTPATGGETVDNIDVVVSGESGSQNTNEEHTGPVVEQKSESTVLVVLGVVVLAVVVSIMVVNWAKLIYKKCYSDRMVLSVLIIFNIIGVIFVAILLYLRAKHGGFGNRRNRRKLTFLKIKLFSMYIFGICYLFHCGLYLWKHFSFLSMDECYVNSVLGILYNFITMMYTLLLFIYFANFYDRAVENTFAENFMSLGILVSNACIWLDTIFSESNFLFKSEDDDDHLQILNVTQPTFEALKIIEKADPFLIPAMIEFSLMAVDLLFTKRNSSVNYFESSYLAADDLLRKQTQNTANTPPVTGLKSQESDNISVKLPCNYSKKQRLLEKCENPMRIVCLFIFFIFAFSLFAFTLTVVMINNKSEELLGHPEDFTVYATMQLIMKSTMLLLISICILVEWPSFTFHLNVSAFVLVFTCFGNVVYHVMYCFALDSEGHKNQSHTIHVSWAENIISIVLAGFQTMFILGTHSPKNYQNRRRYCMKFCKTLHQRFVFYFCCLLGVLNLGLWISDSIGEERLPVFSIAIYKAYDADVWSVINKIILPLTIFFRFHTGVDFLEYFWHQKKYRT, from the exons ATGGCAGACCAAGGCATCCAAAGCAAAG GAATCAGTAAGTCAGAAGAAACAAAATCATCTGCCACAGGAGGTGAAACTGTAGACAATATCGATGTTGTTGTCTCAG CAGAAGGCGGGAGTCTAGATGCAAATGAAGAACATACACTGTCAGTCTCAGCTGGTGAACGAAAAGGCG GAATCAGTTCGTCAGAAACAAAAACACCTGCCACAGGAGGTGAAACTGTAGACAATATTGATGTCGTTGTCTCAG GAGAGAGCGGGAGTCAAAATACAAATGAAGAACATACAGGCCCAGTGGTTGAGCAAAAAAGCG AATCAACAGTTTTGGTTGTGCTTGGTGTTGTAGTTTTGGCTGTTGTGGTGTCTATAATGGTGGTCAATTGGGCAAAGCTGATTTATAAGAAATGCTATTCCGATAGGATGGTCTTATCTGTTTTAATAATATTCAATATTATCGGTGTCATTTTCGTAGCTATACTTTTATATCTACGAGCAAAACACGGTGGGTTTGGAAATCGGAGAAATAGACGAAAACTCACATTTCTGAAAATTAAACTGTTTTCAATGTACATTTTTGGAATATGTTACTTATTTCATTGTGGACTATACCTATggaaacatttttcttttttgtctaTGGACGAGTGTTATGTTAACAGTGTTCTAGgcatattgtataattttataaccaTGATGTACACATTACTATTGTTCATATATTTTGCCAATTTTTACGACAGAGCTGTTGAAAACACATTTGCCGAAAATTTTATGTCCCTAGGAATTCTCGTATCCAATGCATGTATTTGGTTAGATACAATATTTTCGGAgtcaaatttcttatttaaaTCTGAAGACGATGACGATCATTTACAAATTCTAAACGTTACTCAACCTACGTTTGAAGCACTTAAGATTATCGAGAAAGCAGATCCGTTTTTAATTCCCGCTATGATAGAATTTTCATTAATGGCAGTTGATTTGCTATTTACCAAAAGAAACTCgtctgtaaattattttgagTCGAGTTACTTAGCAGCAGACGATTTGTTACGTAAACAAACTCAAAATACGGCCAATACTCCTCCAGTTACAGGTTTAAAATCACAGGAAAGCGACAATATTTCTGTTAAGTTACCATGTAACTACAGCAAAAAACAAAGGTTACTTGAAAAATGTGAAAACCCCATGAGAATCGTCTGTTTgttcatcttttttatttttgcatttagTTTGTTCGCATTTACATTAACTGTAGTAATGATAAACAACAAATCGGAAGAGTTATTGGGCCACCCTGAAGATTTCACTGTTTATGCTACTATGCAATTGATTATGAAGAGCACAATGCTTTTGTTAATATCAATATGTATCTTAGTTGAGTGGCCTAGCTTCACTTTTCATTTAAACGTATCAGCATTTGTATTGGTTTTTACATGTTTTGGCAATGTTGTCTACCACGTTATGTACTGTTTTGCACTAGATTCTGAAGGTCACAAGAACCAAAGTCATACCATACATGTCTCTTGGGCCGAAAATATTATTAGTATAGTATTAGCTGGATTTCAAACTATGTTTATATTAGGGACCCACTCCCCTAAAAATTACCAGAACCGCCGCCGTTACTGtatgaaattttgcaaaacTTTGCACCAACGTTtcgtgttttatttttgttgcttATTAGGGGTGCTAAATCTTGGGTTATGGATAAGCGATAGCATCGGAGAGGAGAGGCTGCCTGTATTTAGTATTGCAATATATAAGGCATATGACGCAGATGTTTGGTCTGTtatcaacaaaataattttacctcttacgattttttttcgttttcatACTGGCGTCgattttttagaatatttttggCACCAGAAAAAATACCGTACTTAG
- the LOC128170398 gene encoding proton channel OtopLc-like isoform X3, which produces MADQGIQSKGISKSEETKSSATGGETVDNIDVVVSGISSSETKTPATGGETVDNIDVVVSGESGSQNTNEEHTGPVVEQKSESTVLVVLGVVVLAVVVSIMVVNWAKLIYKKCYSDRMVLSVLIIFNIIGVIFVAILLYLRAKHGGFGNRRNRRKLTFLKIKLFSMYIFGICYLFHCGLYLWKHFSFLSMDECYVNSVLGILYNFITMMYTLLLFIYFANFYDRAVENTFAENFMSLGILVSNACIWLDTIFSESNFLFKSEDDDDHLQILNVTQPTFEALKIIEKADPFLIPAMIEFSLMAVDLLFTKRNSSVNYFESSYLAADDLLRKQTQNTANTPPVTGLKSQESDNISVKLPCNYSKKQRLLEKCENPMRIVCLFIFFIFAFSLFAFTLTVVMINNKSEELLGHPEDFTVYATMQLIMKSTMLLLISICILVEWPSFTFHLNVSAFVLVFTCFGNVVYHVMYCFALDSEGHKNQSHTIHVSWAENIISIVLAGFQTMFILGTHSPKNYQNRRRYCMKFCKTLHQRFVFYFCCLLGVLNLGLWISDSIGEERLPVFSIAIYKAYDADVWSVINKIILPLTIFFRFHTGVDFLEYFWHQKKYRT; this is translated from the exons ATGGCAGACCAAGGCATCCAAAGCAAAG GAATCAGTAAGTCAGAAGAAACAAAATCATCTGCCACAGGAGGTGAAACTGTAGACAATATCGATGTTGTTGTCTCAG GAATCAGTTCGTCAGAAACAAAAACACCTGCCACAGGAGGTGAAACTGTAGACAATATTGATGTCGTTGTCTCAG GAGAGAGCGGGAGTCAAAATACAAATGAAGAACATACAGGCCCAGTGGTTGAGCAAAAAAGCG AATCAACAGTTTTGGTTGTGCTTGGTGTTGTAGTTTTGGCTGTTGTGGTGTCTATAATGGTGGTCAATTGGGCAAAGCTGATTTATAAGAAATGCTATTCCGATAGGATGGTCTTATCTGTTTTAATAATATTCAATATTATCGGTGTCATTTTCGTAGCTATACTTTTATATCTACGAGCAAAACACGGTGGGTTTGGAAATCGGAGAAATAGACGAAAACTCACATTTCTGAAAATTAAACTGTTTTCAATGTACATTTTTGGAATATGTTACTTATTTCATTGTGGACTATACCTATggaaacatttttcttttttgtctaTGGACGAGTGTTATGTTAACAGTGTTCTAGgcatattgtataattttataaccaTGATGTACACATTACTATTGTTCATATATTTTGCCAATTTTTACGACAGAGCTGTTGAAAACACATTTGCCGAAAATTTTATGTCCCTAGGAATTCTCGTATCCAATGCATGTATTTGGTTAGATACAATATTTTCGGAgtcaaatttcttatttaaaTCTGAAGACGATGACGATCATTTACAAATTCTAAACGTTACTCAACCTACGTTTGAAGCACTTAAGATTATCGAGAAAGCAGATCCGTTTTTAATTCCCGCTATGATAGAATTTTCATTAATGGCAGTTGATTTGCTATTTACCAAAAGAAACTCgtctgtaaattattttgagTCGAGTTACTTAGCAGCAGACGATTTGTTACGTAAACAAACTCAAAATACGGCCAATACTCCTCCAGTTACAGGTTTAAAATCACAGGAAAGCGACAATATTTCTGTTAAGTTACCATGTAACTACAGCAAAAAACAAAGGTTACTTGAAAAATGTGAAAACCCCATGAGAATCGTCTGTTTgttcatcttttttatttttgcatttagTTTGTTCGCATTTACATTAACTGTAGTAATGATAAACAACAAATCGGAAGAGTTATTGGGCCACCCTGAAGATTTCACTGTTTATGCTACTATGCAATTGATTATGAAGAGCACAATGCTTTTGTTAATATCAATATGTATCTTAGTTGAGTGGCCTAGCTTCACTTTTCATTTAAACGTATCAGCATTTGTATTGGTTTTTACATGTTTTGGCAATGTTGTCTACCACGTTATGTACTGTTTTGCACTAGATTCTGAAGGTCACAAGAACCAAAGTCATACCATACATGTCTCTTGGGCCGAAAATATTATTAGTATAGTATTAGCTGGATTTCAAACTATGTTTATATTAGGGACCCACTCCCCTAAAAATTACCAGAACCGCCGCCGTTACTGtatgaaattttgcaaaacTTTGCACCAACGTTtcgtgttttatttttgttgcttATTAGGGGTGCTAAATCTTGGGTTATGGATAAGCGATAGCATCGGAGAGGAGAGGCTGCCTGTATTTAGTATTGCAATATATAAGGCATATGACGCAGATGTTTGGTCTGTtatcaacaaaataattttacctcttacgattttttttcgttttcatACTGGCGTCgattttttagaatatttttggCACCAGAAAAAATACCGTACTTAG
- the LOC128170398 gene encoding proton channel OtopLc-like isoform X5: MADQGIQSKGISKSEETKSSATGGETVDNIDVVVSEGGSLDANEEHTLSVSAGERKGGESGSQNTNEEHTGPVVEQKSESTVLVVLGVVVLAVVVSIMVVNWAKLIYKKCYSDRMVLSVLIIFNIIGVIFVAILLYLRAKHGGFGNRRNRRKLTFLKIKLFSMYIFGICYLFHCGLYLWKHFSFLSMDECYVNSVLGILYNFITMMYTLLLFIYFANFYDRAVENTFAENFMSLGILVSNACIWLDTIFSESNFLFKSEDDDDHLQILNVTQPTFEALKIIEKADPFLIPAMIEFSLMAVDLLFTKRNSSVNYFESSYLAADDLLRKQTQNTANTPPVTGLKSQESDNISVKLPCNYSKKQRLLEKCENPMRIVCLFIFFIFAFSLFAFTLTVVMINNKSEELLGHPEDFTVYATMQLIMKSTMLLLISICILVEWPSFTFHLNVSAFVLVFTCFGNVVYHVMYCFALDSEGHKNQSHTIHVSWAENIISIVLAGFQTMFILGTHSPKNYQNRRRYCMKFCKTLHQRFVFYFCCLLGVLNLGLWISDSIGEERLPVFSIAIYKAYDADVWSVINKIILPLTIFFRFHTGVDFLEYFWHQKKYRT; this comes from the exons ATGGCAGACCAAGGCATCCAAAGCAAAG GAATCAGTAAGTCAGAAGAAACAAAATCATCTGCCACAGGAGGTGAAACTGTAGACAATATCGATGTTGTTGTCTCAG AAGGCGGGAGTCTAGATGCAAATGAAGAACATACACTGTCAGTCTCAGCTGGTGAACGAAAAGGCG GAGAGAGCGGGAGTCAAAATACAAATGAAGAACATACAGGCCCAGTGGTTGAGCAAAAAAGCG AATCAACAGTTTTGGTTGTGCTTGGTGTTGTAGTTTTGGCTGTTGTGGTGTCTATAATGGTGGTCAATTGGGCAAAGCTGATTTATAAGAAATGCTATTCCGATAGGATGGTCTTATCTGTTTTAATAATATTCAATATTATCGGTGTCATTTTCGTAGCTATACTTTTATATCTACGAGCAAAACACGGTGGGTTTGGAAATCGGAGAAATAGACGAAAACTCACATTTCTGAAAATTAAACTGTTTTCAATGTACATTTTTGGAATATGTTACTTATTTCATTGTGGACTATACCTATggaaacatttttcttttttgtctaTGGACGAGTGTTATGTTAACAGTGTTCTAGgcatattgtataattttataaccaTGATGTACACATTACTATTGTTCATATATTTTGCCAATTTTTACGACAGAGCTGTTGAAAACACATTTGCCGAAAATTTTATGTCCCTAGGAATTCTCGTATCCAATGCATGTATTTGGTTAGATACAATATTTTCGGAgtcaaatttcttatttaaaTCTGAAGACGATGACGATCATTTACAAATTCTAAACGTTACTCAACCTACGTTTGAAGCACTTAAGATTATCGAGAAAGCAGATCCGTTTTTAATTCCCGCTATGATAGAATTTTCATTAATGGCAGTTGATTTGCTATTTACCAAAAGAAACTCgtctgtaaattattttgagTCGAGTTACTTAGCAGCAGACGATTTGTTACGTAAACAAACTCAAAATACGGCCAATACTCCTCCAGTTACAGGTTTAAAATCACAGGAAAGCGACAATATTTCTGTTAAGTTACCATGTAACTACAGCAAAAAACAAAGGTTACTTGAAAAATGTGAAAACCCCATGAGAATCGTCTGTTTgttcatcttttttatttttgcatttagTTTGTTCGCATTTACATTAACTGTAGTAATGATAAACAACAAATCGGAAGAGTTATTGGGCCACCCTGAAGATTTCACTGTTTATGCTACTATGCAATTGATTATGAAGAGCACAATGCTTTTGTTAATATCAATATGTATCTTAGTTGAGTGGCCTAGCTTCACTTTTCATTTAAACGTATCAGCATTTGTATTGGTTTTTACATGTTTTGGCAATGTTGTCTACCACGTTATGTACTGTTTTGCACTAGATTCTGAAGGTCACAAGAACCAAAGTCATACCATACATGTCTCTTGGGCCGAAAATATTATTAGTATAGTATTAGCTGGATTTCAAACTATGTTTATATTAGGGACCCACTCCCCTAAAAATTACCAGAACCGCCGCCGTTACTGtatgaaattttgcaaaacTTTGCACCAACGTTtcgtgttttatttttgttgcttATTAGGGGTGCTAAATCTTGGGTTATGGATAAGCGATAGCATCGGAGAGGAGAGGCTGCCTGTATTTAGTATTGCAATATATAAGGCATATGACGCAGATGTTTGGTCTGTtatcaacaaaataattttacctcttacgattttttttcgttttcatACTGGCGTCgattttttagaatatttttggCACCAGAAAAAATACCGTACTTAG
- the LOC128170398 gene encoding proton channel OtopLc-like isoform X2 — MADQGIQSKGISKSEETKSSATGGETVDNIDVVVSEGGSLDANEEHTLSVSAGERKGGISSSETKTPATGGETVDNIDVVVSGESGSQNTNEEHTGPVVEQKSESTVLVVLGVVVLAVVVSIMVVNWAKLIYKKCYSDRMVLSVLIIFNIIGVIFVAILLYLRAKHGGFGNRRNRRKLTFLKIKLFSMYIFGICYLFHCGLYLWKHFSFLSMDECYVNSVLGILYNFITMMYTLLLFIYFANFYDRAVENTFAENFMSLGILVSNACIWLDTIFSESNFLFKSEDDDDHLQILNVTQPTFEALKIIEKADPFLIPAMIEFSLMAVDLLFTKRNSSVNYFESSYLAADDLLRKQTQNTANTPPVTGLKSQESDNISVKLPCNYSKKQRLLEKCENPMRIVCLFIFFIFAFSLFAFTLTVVMINNKSEELLGHPEDFTVYATMQLIMKSTMLLLISICILVEWPSFTFHLNVSAFVLVFTCFGNVVYHVMYCFALDSEGHKNQSHTIHVSWAENIISIVLAGFQTMFILGTHSPKNYQNRRRYCMKFCKTLHQRFVFYFCCLLGVLNLGLWISDSIGEERLPVFSIAIYKAYDADVWSVINKIILPLTIFFRFHTGVDFLEYFWHQKKYRT, encoded by the exons ATGGCAGACCAAGGCATCCAAAGCAAAG GAATCAGTAAGTCAGAAGAAACAAAATCATCTGCCACAGGAGGTGAAACTGTAGACAATATCGATGTTGTTGTCTCAG AAGGCGGGAGTCTAGATGCAAATGAAGAACATACACTGTCAGTCTCAGCTGGTGAACGAAAAGGCG GAATCAGTTCGTCAGAAACAAAAACACCTGCCACAGGAGGTGAAACTGTAGACAATATTGATGTCGTTGTCTCAG GAGAGAGCGGGAGTCAAAATACAAATGAAGAACATACAGGCCCAGTGGTTGAGCAAAAAAGCG AATCAACAGTTTTGGTTGTGCTTGGTGTTGTAGTTTTGGCTGTTGTGGTGTCTATAATGGTGGTCAATTGGGCAAAGCTGATTTATAAGAAATGCTATTCCGATAGGATGGTCTTATCTGTTTTAATAATATTCAATATTATCGGTGTCATTTTCGTAGCTATACTTTTATATCTACGAGCAAAACACGGTGGGTTTGGAAATCGGAGAAATAGACGAAAACTCACATTTCTGAAAATTAAACTGTTTTCAATGTACATTTTTGGAATATGTTACTTATTTCATTGTGGACTATACCTATggaaacatttttcttttttgtctaTGGACGAGTGTTATGTTAACAGTGTTCTAGgcatattgtataattttataaccaTGATGTACACATTACTATTGTTCATATATTTTGCCAATTTTTACGACAGAGCTGTTGAAAACACATTTGCCGAAAATTTTATGTCCCTAGGAATTCTCGTATCCAATGCATGTATTTGGTTAGATACAATATTTTCGGAgtcaaatttcttatttaaaTCTGAAGACGATGACGATCATTTACAAATTCTAAACGTTACTCAACCTACGTTTGAAGCACTTAAGATTATCGAGAAAGCAGATCCGTTTTTAATTCCCGCTATGATAGAATTTTCATTAATGGCAGTTGATTTGCTATTTACCAAAAGAAACTCgtctgtaaattattttgagTCGAGTTACTTAGCAGCAGACGATTTGTTACGTAAACAAACTCAAAATACGGCCAATACTCCTCCAGTTACAGGTTTAAAATCACAGGAAAGCGACAATATTTCTGTTAAGTTACCATGTAACTACAGCAAAAAACAAAGGTTACTTGAAAAATGTGAAAACCCCATGAGAATCGTCTGTTTgttcatcttttttatttttgcatttagTTTGTTCGCATTTACATTAACTGTAGTAATGATAAACAACAAATCGGAAGAGTTATTGGGCCACCCTGAAGATTTCACTGTTTATGCTACTATGCAATTGATTATGAAGAGCACAATGCTTTTGTTAATATCAATATGTATCTTAGTTGAGTGGCCTAGCTTCACTTTTCATTTAAACGTATCAGCATTTGTATTGGTTTTTACATGTTTTGGCAATGTTGTCTACCACGTTATGTACTGTTTTGCACTAGATTCTGAAGGTCACAAGAACCAAAGTCATACCATACATGTCTCTTGGGCCGAAAATATTATTAGTATAGTATTAGCTGGATTTCAAACTATGTTTATATTAGGGACCCACTCCCCTAAAAATTACCAGAACCGCCGCCGTTACTGtatgaaattttgcaaaacTTTGCACCAACGTTtcgtgttttatttttgttgcttATTAGGGGTGCTAAATCTTGGGTTATGGATAAGCGATAGCATCGGAGAGGAGAGGCTGCCTGTATTTAGTATTGCAATATATAAGGCATATGACGCAGATGTTTGGTCTGTtatcaacaaaataattttacctcttacgattttttttcgttttcatACTGGCGTCgattttttagaatatttttggCACCAGAAAAAATACCGTACTTAG